The sequence GAACCAGGTCCCAGCGTTTGGGGTGCACTTTTGTCTGCTTCGGAACTCCATGGGAATTCTGAAATGCAAGATTTGGCTTACAAGACCCTCATCAAGATGGAACCAGACAACTCCTCGAATTATATCTCACTTTCTAATCTATATGCTGCTTCGAAGAGGTGGGACGCTGTAGCTGAGGTTAGGAAGGTTATGAGAGAAAGAGGGTTGAGGAAGATGCCAGGATGTAGTTGGATCAGCATAAATAGCACCACTCACAGTTTTTTTGTTGCTGACAAGTCGCATCCTCGCTCTGagttaatttatgtaatgCTAGATGAATTAGTTTCTGCAATGAAGTTAACTTCTTATGATACTGATTCTGTGTATTCGATGGAGGTGTcagaacaataaatatttcgTATCAACCACTTCCTATGAGCTAAAAGCTGTACAGAAAGATGATTCATTCATCGACCTTATAGCCGCCTTGATATGCAGAAAAGGATCGACGTGCATCAGGCTTTGTTCTTCAGGTTCCacatttaaattcatattaaactCATCTTGGATCACTACAAGAACCCATACTTATATGTCCAAATTACTATTCACACTGTATATGATCTGCACACTACAAGTCATGTTTTACTAGACATGGATCTATGGCGAATACAAACTTAGAAGTTGGGTGTTATTTAAGGTCCTTGGGCTAATAGCTTAATGTATAGTAGCTAAACATCTTTATATGACATGCAGATAATATGATTGACCCAAGTCACCCGACCCCTGTTCTTCCCTCTCATTTCTGGTTTGAATCCGCCTACTCCTTTCATACGTCCTATGAGTTATTTCTCCGTGTTTTAAGTAGAAATTTGTTTgctatgattttcttttcctataTTGATTGTCTATCAGGTAAGATTTCAAGAAACATGCTAGCTATGATGTTGAAATTGAATACAAAAATGTcgtccttttcttttcaataatttgtaACTGGACGAGCTAATTAAGCCAGTCGCATGCAGGGatcaggaaaagaaaattttaataggattattttcacttttcaagAGGCCGAAATCAAAGTTTCCAGACaactgtaattatttttgcGATGATCGACATGATTTCTACCCCATAGGAATTTTTGTACAAAGGTCGCAGtgattcttgaaaaatgaCACATGGGGACCCCTACTTATCAGTGATGTGAGACTGGTCCCTGTCTCATAAGAGCATTGTCTTGCTTACCAAAGGCCCTTCAATGGAAGCCTCAGCCTTTTCAAAAAAGACATCATGTGTCGCCATCAAAGGTTCCTTTCCTAAAGATTTCGCCCACCAATTGTGTGTTTCATGAAGAGGGCTCTCTGTCAATAGTTGTATTTATTCAATACACGTACagacacacatatatatcaattgaGAACGAAGCTTACACGTCTGCCTAAGTtgacaaattatttgatttcaaGGTTGCCCCGACAAAGTGTTCATAGCCTGAACTCATAATTTGTACacagaaaattcagaaatctTAGATGGTCTGATTTGAATGGAGGCTACCCACCACCGACTGATTATCATAGGGAGGTCAAACGACTGTCGGAGTATAAGTGGCCGACCACCTCCATCCTAATTCAACAGTCAGTGATGGACCGACTCCATTGAACCGGTCCTGTATATTCACCCCATTTCAAGCTGGATCTAATGCTGCAGTCCTCAAGATGGATTATATACAGTTGCAACTGAACTATGCAATAGTCTTTTCACTACCATTCTAACTTTATATCAgaatcatttaaaaaagaaaaaagaaaaaggaaagaaagaaactcgAATGATCGATCCATTGTGCCATCCGCTTTACTTCTAATCTCGTTCAGTCTATCAATCTTGATTGTATCTCCATCAAACTCAGTGTAGAATCAAACCATGTGAAAATCTCCAAAATGGTTCACAAAAGCATTGGAATCCCCCATGGTCAAGTGACTCTTATCTCGCCTTTATGCATGCAGCCTATCACCCGCAGACacgaattgaattttctgtctCGAATTCTATTGCATCTATTATTCTATGTTATATACACATACTACATGTGCAAAaattatgtcatttattttattttttttaaaaaaaatctgtaCACGTGTGTGCATATATTAAGTGGGGTGTGCggaataagaaaatataatctGCATGCTTACCTAAGTTAGTTGTTTTTGCGCAATCTCAATGTTCCATTGGAGTATTTCACCAGCGCAGATCAGATTCTTCCATTGGAGTATTTCACCAGCGCAGATCAGATTCTCTTTCTCGACGATAGGAATATACAGAATCAAATAAAACCCGTCCCACTCTCCTATATCTTCTTGTTCGTTTACTTCTACCTTTCTTCACAGCCTTTTCAGGCACAACTTGCGACATAGGCACGTAATCGATCCAGTGGAGAGGTAACAAAGCTGTGAAAAACTGTATCATGATTCCCAAAGGTAGACTTGAGTAATTGCCAGATGTTATACCAAGAAACGAAGCCAGACCGACGCCTAAGAACCCACTGAATATGGACGATAAACACAAGGCAGAACCCAAGAAAGACATTAACGATCCTTCACAGCCCCGTGGAGCTAAGCTTGCAAACAGCACGCAGAATGGCAAGAGCTTAAATTGTGCAATGGTTTCTGCCAACCCGGAGAAACATAGAGCAAATACCTCGTTTGGGATTCCAAGTTGGATGTTTAACTGTTTAACCAGGACAAGATCAAGAAGAAGCGCAAATGCATATGACATCTGTGCAATGCTGGCCAACTTTCTCAAAGGAATATTCTTCCAGAACCGATCATAGAGTACAGTCAATGAAAGAAGCATCAGTTGTCCAGTCACCTTTGACATTCCGATAACTGATGGATCAAGATTCAGGCACTGAGTCTGGTAGCAAAAGATTGAACCTGACAAAATTGGGATTGCTAAAATCGATGACACGACCCAAAATAGAGGGCGTGATACGCTCTCTTCTTTGATCACTGCCATAAGGTCAGAGTATTGTTTCTTGATGCTTGTTGGAATCGATTCCCTCACAAGAGGGTAAGTTGATGGTTGAGATAAACCAAGGGAATCCTCTCTCGTTTTTAAAGATACTGTGAGTTGAAGCGCGAGCATAGCTGCAAAGGCTAGGAACATTGATTTCGTCTGTTGTGTTTTGAGTAAGAAAAATCCACCTAGTAAATTTCCAAGAACCCCACCTATAGCTGAGGCCATATACGCATAAGACTGGAGGCCAGGCACTTTGTTCTTCTGGCCATACTCAGCAACGAGGGCATCCTTTGCAACTTCTGCAATCGATGCCCCGAGATTACTCAAAAGAACACATGCCATGAGAGCTGGACGAGCTTCACTTGCTATCGGGATTAATGCCAATGATCCCCATGATAGAGCCTGTAAAAGGACTGTAAGAGATTCATATATCAGGGTTGTCCAATGCTGCTCAATGCAATAAACCTAAACAGTTTATGGAtcaaaaaatgcatattaGAAAGCCTAAAAGGGTTCATTGACAGAGAAACACAACGACTAACAGCATGATTATGCATAGGTCACTCGCTTGAAAGCGTCAACACAAGGTCATTCATACCTCATGACACCAGCTAGGATTATGTATGCCAATCAGCTTACATGTTAAAAGTACTTGAGTgaacaactaaaattaaatcctACGGAGAAGTTTTTGCCATTCAGATGATTTTAATCGAAACAAAATCCAGGTCATAGTTGTGGACTTTCTAGATTCATcgatacaataaaaaaatcaaccaCAGTGAGAGTTCTGCACGGTTCCTTGAACATTGCAagaatcaaataaaagaaacaacttTTCCTTGCACCCTGCTTCAGCACTAATTCTCATGTCATATGAGGTCAAGTTTGATCAAACAGTTTcttcaaataacaagaaagTAAAAGTCACAGAACTCTGCAAATTGAAGCAACCATTAAACAAGTTTCAAGGTTCCAAACCAAGCTTAAACTAAACTCATGTAAGCTAAAACCatcaaatcaaaacataaCAAACAAATTGTCAATCGCAACCTTATACTAATAACACAGCCAGTCAGTAATCGGAGCATGTACCAGTAGACATACTGCTCAAACTAACATTACAAaaccaaataaagaaaataaaacttgaacaaaaCCTGAATTTGAGTATCAAAAACTGCAAAAactactaaaagaaaaaagaccaaaaaaagGTAAGGAAGACAATGGACTCTACCTCCAATGGAAACGTAAGGTATCCTATGAGCACCACCAATGTAGAGAGCATCAGACAATATCCCATATAAAGGCTTTGCAACCATAGGCAAATTACCAGAATTCTGCACAAGCTGCAATGTGGATGGATGCATGTTAAGATTGTGGGCCATGTGGAAATTCAGCGCCAGCCATGGAAACCCCCTGAACCCATTCACGTAGTAACCAAGCCCACACAAAACCATCATATCCTTATTGCCTACTTCTAAAAACCCATTCTTTCCCCCAAACACGACACTTTTTCCAGATTCATTTCTGATAATAGACATCTCTTCATCTGGGCTGATGATAACAGGTTTCAATATAGGGGTTCTGGGCCTTCTGTACTCCTTCATAGCGTTCTTGGGGTTCCGCTGCTGAGAACAATGAATTCTTGATTTCAGAGGCAATAAACTATGATTCTGTAAAGGGTATCGTGTACCTGGATCGATTAGAAATAATGGGTTTCGGCCGGAAATTAATGTAGGAACCATGATTGACATTAACTCTGAGTTCAAGAAACAGAGGGAAAAATGGTGTACAGAAGGTATTTAAGAAACCCCCACTTCGGACCAACCTCGGGAATTTGGTGAGGTGCTCTGAGTTTTAGTCAAGTAAGAATCTTGATTACGGGGATTTATAATTACGACGGAGAGACCATAGTTTAGACGAGAAGAGGAATCTAGAAGAGTACAGGGAATGGTAGGAATAGGGAAGAGCAAAAcgatggattaattaatttattttgaagtttATTACAAGTTTGTGTTTTGTTCAAGGAGTAGAATTCTAATAGCATCACAATTCACAACACAAGTCTGTTTAGAATGGGAAAGAGGGTTGAAGAGGGTTCCAGCTAACAATGATGTTTCAAACGTttgatttgtgttttttgctGGGGAGATTTGAGGGGGCCCAAGAACTCTATGTCTCAACACCTGGCTTCTTCATATACGCTGTTTTTGTCTCCAAATAATTTGGATCTCAACTTTCACTGAATAACGTTTGGGGTTGGATCCATCAGTTTGTGACATTGGATTTGTAATATATGACgtcaaattgattgaaatcttttttattattttacaataaattatactttatttaattttatttgaatgcaATCTGATGATACATGAATTTGTTCCTATATATAGCGTCAAATGATGATGTATGCAACGTGATTGGGGTTTGTGACGCAATGTATTGTCTGCTTTAACTAGGCCTCACGATTTATCTTTGTGAAAGCTCCTCTCTGAACATGATATTTTGTGCTTTAAATCAAGCAAGATTTTCTTCTACAACACATCATTCTAGCATCATTAGTTATTTAGACAAGGGGCTTAGCACATGCACTCGTTCCTATGTATAGCGCCAAATGATGTTGCTCGTGATGCAATTGGGCTTCGTGACGATATATATTATCTGTTTTAACTGAAGTATTAGGAGTTTGTCTTTGAAAAAATCCTTATTAGCGGGAGGAGTTTAAGACTCACAAGCTTATCATTTGCAATCAATATTGGATATTCAGGCATTGTGAttgattttatgtattatgtttttttctcaAACCCACTTGATGGACAGTGTTAGCAATAGGGCATGTCTGGGGCAGGTTAGGATAGACCTACAATCCGCTGACTTCATTTTGAGGAAACCTGGATGAGAACCCACCTTGCACCGTCCCcctaaaaatatgttattcATCCTGCCCCTGTTGTCGTCCCCCATGCCCCGATCTGgttaattgtttaaaatgattttttttttccgaattctagaataacaaatattttcttaaatttaatgatattgtgatattattcatataaacCACCAAAAAATTGGGAgtgtttaatatttgatgacaATTCATGTGAGTTTATAATTGTTGTTTTAAATCTAATTGTCATGgccattaaatatttataacattgtacatgaaagataaatgaatatattattaattattcatattcaAATATCATCCTacttaatttcaaatcataattttcaaataagtgAAGTGAGTGAATAAAAAATCTCCAAacgtaaaattttaaattttagaaaataaattaattattaataataattatgtttgaGATCGAGCTAGATGGGGTTGAGCAGGTTCATAACAAAGCTCGAGATACGCCTCAGACTCAAGCGagttcacaaaaattaaacccAACCCATCGCAACCCATTTTTATTAGACCTGAACCTACTCCATTCAAACTTGACCCAGGTTGCCCCCTTGATTACTTGGACCCGATGTCATGTTTATTGATGAAAAgatttaagaatatataatgatattcaATGActcatataaaaaagtattttttaaattaattaatattcaataaaataaaaaaataaaatctttctaatataaattacccagcaaatgcaaaaaaattattgtttaaaaatttaaaatgcttACCTTCAAATTCATCGATCCAAACTGATTTTCTCTATTtggaattttcaaataatgtagCTGTGATTCTAATTGGGTTATAGAACTCTACGAGCCCAAATTCCAGTCTGGAGTTAGGCCCAATTCCTTAACATTGGCTC comes from Sesamum indicum cultivar Zhongzhi No. 13 linkage group LG10, S_indicum_v1.0, whole genome shotgun sequence and encodes:
- the LOC105171823 gene encoding probable folate-biopterin transporter 9, chloroplastic isoform X2, with the translated sequence MGYCLMLSTLVVLIGYLTFPLEALSWGSLALIPIASEARPALMACVLLSNLGASIAEVAKDALVAEYGQKNKVPGLQSYAYMASAIGGVLGNLLGGFFLLKTQQTKSMFLAFAAMLALQLTVSLKTREDSLGLSQPSTYPLVRESIPTSIKKQYSDLMAVIKEESVSRPLFWVVSSILAIPILSGSIFCYQTQCLNLDPSVIGMSKVTGQLMLLSLTVLYDRFWKNIPLRKLASIAQMSYAFALLLDLVLVKQLNIQLGIPNEVFALCFSGLAETIAQFKLLPFCVLFASLAPRGCEGSLMSFLGSALCLSSIFSGFLGVGLASFLGITSGNYSSLPLGIMIQFFTALLPLHWIDYVPMSQVVPEKAVKKGRSKRTRRYRRVGRVLFDSVYSYRRERESDLRW
- the LOC105171823 gene encoding probable folate-biopterin transporter 9, chloroplastic isoform X1 yields the protein MSIMVPTLISGRNPLFLIDPGTRYPLQNHSLLPLKSRIHCSQQRNPKNAMKEYRRPRTPILKPVIISPDEEMSIIRNESGKSVVFGGKNGFLEVGNKDMMVLCGLGYYVNGFRGFPWLALNFHMAHNLNMHPSTLQLVQNSGNLPMVAKPLYGILSDALYIGGAHRIPYVSIGVLLQALSWGSLALIPIASEARPALMACVLLSNLGASIAEVAKDALVAEYGQKNKVPGLQSYAYMASAIGGVLGNLLGGFFLLKTQQTKSMFLAFAAMLALQLTVSLKTREDSLGLSQPSTYPLVRESIPTSIKKQYSDLMAVIKEESVSRPLFWVVSSILAIPILSGSIFCYQTQCLNLDPSVIGMSKVTGQLMLLSLTVLYDRFWKNIPLRKLASIAQMSYAFALLLDLVLVKQLNIQLGIPNEVFALCFSGLAETIAQFKLLPFCVLFASLAPRGCEGSLMSFLGSALCLSSIFSGFLGVGLASFLGITSGNYSSLPLGIMIQFFTALLPLHWIDYVPMSQVVPEKAVKKGRSKRTRRYRRVGRVLFDSVYSYRRERESDLRW